In Opisthocomus hoazin isolate bOpiHoa1 chromosome 12, bOpiHoa1.hap1, whole genome shotgun sequence, the sequence CTTTCTTTGCTCTCAGTAGAAGTCGCCTGATTCGAAATCCTGCAAAAGGATTGATCCACAGGAGTGAAGGCTGACCCCCAAAGACAGATTTCATTCCTTCCCAACGTAGTCTCCGCTCCCACGTTGGCTTTTCACTCTTCAATCTTTCAATCTCCTGCATATAAACAGACACGCAGCAACGCACTATTAAGTCCAAAGTTTCGTAAAGTCTAACAGCAGTTATCAAAACCGATGACACTTTTGCATTCTTCTCATGTACAGCTAGTGAGCTGATTAGTTTCTTACTGTTATTTATTcagtaaggaagaaagaagaatggctGAGTTAGCCCTGTAGGTACAGGGCAGAAGACTTAGAACATACACAGTGTACAACATTGGTCTACCTCTACCTCTGCCCTCTACCTCATTCCCAAACTAAAAGGCAAAATAACCACAAAAGCTGATGTTAAAGTAAAGAATCTGCACGCAATATACTTAACACTAGAAGCTGTTCACTCAGTAAATGAAACCAGGCAATAAGGCTTCCAAGAAGGCTCTTGTACTGCAATTACTGAATCTGGGCTTACCCTCCCAAATGCATTATTTTGATGATAATTTCTTGTGCTTCCCACTAATGAAGGCTAAGTATTTACCAGTTGTTTTTCACAGTTACTCTTCAGTACAGAGGTACACTTTTAAACAGTCTCACATGAGAAAATTCGGAACAGCCACAAGATTCAAATTCCTTATGTTTCCAGTCAATTATCCATCACAAAACATCCTCTCCAGGCTTAATACTGCAGATCTAAGGGCAAGGGAGCCAAATATCCAAACTATGGTTGTACTCTAATGAAGTATATGAAAGTAGAGGGTGTGAAGGGTTGATACCAGATAGCTAGTTTAAGTGTAACCCTGAGAAAAGTAGTCATTTCTCACAACACTTATCAGCAGTTTGTGACAGCTGAGAAGTGCAAGTCCAATTGAAGTCAGAAGCTGTGCAGTCTTTGTAACTGAAAACCTAATTATAAAATTTAtgtcagaaaagcaaagaatgcAAGAACTTCTGTTAGCAAGAAACCCCCAGGAAAGTATTTCAATTCTTACaactccagaaaataaaaatggcaggCTACTTCAGATTTGGGGTTTTCTCCAAAATAAGAGTCTCCCCTCATGCAAATAAAACAACATCTAATCACATCTTCCTAGAGTAATTGTTACAGCATACAAAAGTAGAGGTCTTTACCGTTTCATCATTGCATATTGAGTGGATTTGGGTGCCAAACATGACTGCAGTgaaagtgagaaacagaaaacccTCAAGGCACAAGAAGATCATCAGGATCACAGTTACAGGTGGGGAGAAGTCACTGCATTCTGTGAAAACACCGTatgtagttaaaaaaacccataaaatttaaaaaaaaaaaaatctatagagcATGTTCATACTGAGACATCCCCTCTTCAGcaaacagcaataaaagctaaataTGTGACACTTGAAACTACATTTCACAATCATAACAGATTTCTAATTTCTAGCACTGCAGCAGCTTTATTTGCTGCCCAAGGAAATACATAATGTTAAGGAAGTAACACTTTTGGCTTCCTATAAAGTACACGGTACTGCATTACTGCAATCCTGCCTCAGTATTTCAAGGAGGTCAAATAAATGTTTGCACATGAGATGATTTAAGTACTCAGAACTGCACATACATAGAGATGTAGAGCAGCCTGAAGTTTCATTCATGACAAATGCTGTACAAACTATCACCCCTGTCAGCTCTGACTTGCTAGCTAATGCAGATGTTCCATTGTTGCTgcaattgctttattttttaattcactaCACAAAGTAATCAGGTTCTGACCTACACTTACAGTCACATCTCTGGAGATCCTCTGATCAACTGATTATCTCAATTATAGTTAAACAAATAAGAAATGGGATAGTATACAGGAAGCAGAATGCTTCAAGCAAGAAAAGGACTAAGATTCCATCAATTCAACAGAacaatcagcaaaaaaaaaaaaaaacaggcacgTGGATTCCCCTGTTGCTTCAGGTACCAGGAAGAACGTATGCTCACCCATCTTCTGTCAAAAGCACAAGATCAGAATGAGCTCTGGCACACTGGACCTTTAAGAAATGCAAGTCAGAGCCCTAAACAAACAACTAGGGCGGTTTAGGAAATTTCTTTTCTACAGGTGCCCCACAGTTGGCTCCAGTAACAGAATGAGGGAGAAATCTGCTTATGTTTCAGCTGCCGTTCACCGAACTGCAGTGGGGGACACAAAGCCCAGCTGGCAGCTTCAGGTAATACACTGCAGAGGTGGCTGAGGACCAGCTATCCGTTTCTGTCCTGTTACAGAAGTGGTAAACTCTTACTATGTGGAATGGGAGCGAGAACGCCCTTGACAGCCGCAGTTGTTACAGTGAATGattaaagggaaggaaaaaaaaagaaaggaaaaaaaaaaaagaaagagataggTAAACAGGTATGAAACATTTTCAGGACCTCACTTTAAAAAGATTGAAATTCTGTAATATTTCATACATGGGACAGAAATAGGTGGAATGTTGTGACCTTCCCTTAATATCTACTAGCTTATGACAGTGAAAGTGAAGTATTTGCTTACCAGTCCACTGCCCTCGGACACAGGAGAAAAACTGAAACCCACACAGTATGAGCGCATGAGCTGAAATTAGGGCTAtatacatctgaaaataaaagagaGTGCTTACTTTTGACTGCTGCCAGGTAGTATATAAGACATTCCTTTCAGCCAGCCTTCACCACTGCACAGTAAATATACTTTCCTATTTCAGTTTTCAATTCAATACAATGATGTAAAAACAAAATCTAATTAAGTCTGAATCTAAAAATGTGGGCAATAACAAGTTTAAGGATTAGCCCCCTAAATCACAGAACCATTTCTATGATTTAGTAACCAATTGTTACTacataaaacacagcaaaattaaGATAGTTTAAAATAACAGCACTTCACCAGATTAAAATGAGTATAAGTATATTCCTGCTTGAAGAATATCTtgcacagaagggaaaaaaaaaaaaccccaacacaaaacAATTGTGACCTTAAACCATTACTCACTACTAAGCACAACCATAATTGTTATCATCAAGGTTGATTAATACTGAGATCAAGCTGCTCTTGATTTTTGCTTACcgtaaacagaacaaaaaatctCTGATTTTTCTCCCCGACGCAATTATTCACCCACGGGCAGTGGTGATCCATCTTTCGAATACATCGTTTGCAAATactgaaggaaaggaagaaagacttcTGTTGAGAAACAATACTTCTCATTTTAATCTAGAAATAAGGGTAACCAGTAGTCATAAGATGATGTGCTGAAATCTACTTTCCTGAAAAACTGCAAACAGCGATTTTACTAACATTTCATTTGCTCACTTAAAACTCAGATTTTGCTTCTTAGAAAACTGTGTAGATAAGACTCTTCACATCAGAAAAACAGTATTAATATAAGATCATTACATATCCAAACACACAACCAAGTGAACCCAGTTACTTGTTTTAGACATTTGTGGCACTGAATGAGAAAAGCTTCAGCTGCTTCTACATTCAGTATCAAAAAACCCTTCCTTTCTGTAGAAGCTTTTTTAGACATAGTAATTATTTCAAGTTTACAGACTTTCAAGTCATAAATTTACCttgtgaatcagaaaaaaaaagaaattcacctCTTAAAGAGAAATTGTCACTCTTGAGGTTTCGACTGGCCGTGCAACTCTAAACATATGTAATCAAAATCACAACTAAAGAACAGCTTACAGTGTCACACCTCACTTCCTGgacataaaacaaaaatattgaaaCTATAAGCAGCACACATTCTTTGCATACTTTTAAATGAATACTTAAACACTACTGTTCCTTGCTAGTTCTGCAAGTAGTTGCTTACTTTCTGCCCAATTTTAAGTGAAGGTTacttccagaaagaaaatatttcagtaagtCCATTTTACATGTGCTAGGTTATACAGCACCAGAGGGCTCATTTGTCTTTTATTCATGTCCATCTGCAGCCAAACATCAACAGTAATATACGAGAAAATGAAGACTTGCAACatgtgttgaagttcttccctaaATCAATAGCTTAAGTATCAATAcaggtatcaatacaggctgggggatggagggattgggagcagccctgccaagaacaacctgggggtactggtggatgaaaagctggacatgacccagcagtgtgtgctgacagcccaggcggccaaccctgggctgcatcccagcagcgtgggcacagggcgagagaggggattctgcccctctgccccgctctggtgagaccccctgggagtcctgcatccggctctggagccctcagcacaggacagacctggagctgtgggagcggggccagaggaggccccagcaatgatccgagggctggaacccctctgctgggaggacaggctgggagagctggggctgctcagcctggggaagagacggctgcggggagacctcatggCGGCccttcagtgcttaaagggggtcTTTAGGAAAGagagggacaatctttttagcagggcctgttgcaataggacaaggggtaacggctttacaCTAAGGGAGGGTacgtttagactggatatgaggaagacattttttacaatgaggttggtgtaacactggcacaggctggccagagaggtggtcgatgccccatcccatgaaacattccaggtcaggctgaacagggctctgagcaacctgatctcgttgaagatgtccctgctctctgcagcagtgttggaccagatgacctttaaaggtccctttcaacccaaacaattctatgatgtTCGTGTTTCATTTTTCTAGCTTTGTACTTAAGATAGCCCCACACTCAAAGTGTTTCAGATTTTCCTACAGAACATCCAAAATATCAAGCATTTTCATTTCAGCAGTTACAAAGCCAAATAAGCCTAAAAAATGCAGGCACTCTTGTTCAAAATCCTTTGTTTTTAACACATGTTTATTTGTGCATGGTATCTACACGTGCTGCAGCGACAAGCCACAACGCAAAGCTAGATGATTGTCACTAGTGTGAAAAAAAGGGCCTGTGTCTGTGGGAAATCAATGCTCCAAGGCATAGTCACCACAAATGCTTGATTATAAGGTAATTCAGCAAGAGGCAGAACATACTCCTGTGCAGGTTATATGACAGAATCCCAAATCTCTCACTGCTCCTCTGAAGCTTCCTTTGCCCTGAGGTATCATGACCCAGCCTCTAAGCTCCCACTGCATCTTGTTTTCTGGACGTTAAAGACAATTCATCCTCTGATGCAAATTACTTGTCAAGTACTGCCAGGTACACATGAAAATCCCAATACCGTAACTAAACACGGCAACCATTCTCTAGTGCAGAAGAAACTCCTATCATTCGAGAGAAGGCATTCAGAACGGTCTCCAAAAGATTTTCATTTCACAGCCTGCTGCCTCCAAGTTCAGCCTCTCATTAATTTCCTGAGCTCTGTGGGAAGGTGAGCTAACTCCAGTCACTACAGCCATGCAAGCTTCCTAATGTAACACAGAATATATGCTGTTACTCTAAAAAGAATATTAATGTGAAGTACTGAGTAAAATCACATCCAGACTCAATCAAGTCAAATGCTGGAGGATGTGAGGTGGGCAGGACACACTTTTGCTCATTGAGTATTTCTCACAAGCCCACGCAGAGCTCTCCAAGACATCAGATGTCTGGAACCTTGCCTTCATTTCCAATTTCGCACGGCAATTCAGCAAACGCTTCCAGCCAACAAACTCACAGCAATGCTTAAAACAGTGGTTCTGCCTTCTTCCTGCCCCCACCACTTGTATTCTATTCCTTCCCCTGTCCAAGCATAGATGTCCTTGTAGTAAGAGTTTTGGGAAGTCACTCCATTAGCTGCAACGTGGGTCATTTCACCATGCGTGAACACTTACCCCTACACAAGAAGAATCAGCAATACGGTAAGGAAAACAAACAGCTGTGGACAAGGGAAGGTCTTCTCCAACTTGGCACTGCTGCTGAATGCGCTCAGGCAACTGAAGAGGCAATTACAGTTTTGAATGGCAAAGATAACATTCAGAAAGATACAGCTAATGGCTTAAGAGAAATTGGTCTGGATAACCAAAATTCACAGGAAGACTGATGGAAACATCTCAGTGACTGGATTCTGAATAACTGTTCCCCACACAAACCCAAGCACTGAGAATAAACCAGAAATAATGACAGCTGTGCtccttcagtgaaaacaaaagaGTAGTCGCTCGGGATAAGCCCCTTCCTTCTGCTGAAAATGTTAACTACTCAGTAAAATATTAGTTTAATGTATTTCATGGGGGCTAGATATTTAActgtaaataaatgttttttattctttttccccaTCACTACTGAGTATAATGAAactatttttcttcctcaaaagAACTTCTGCTGCAGTGTTGCACAACAGTTTTCATAACTACATCATAAGAGCCTCTTCTGTTAATAATTTACTACTCAAAACATGCACTGTGGCTTTCAGCATAACTATTTCCCAACAGGAACCAACTTCAATTTCCATTTTCAAGTCTCTACTATCAGCAAATAGCCACTTTGAATACTTGGGACTAGACCATCCTTTTAAGGTCCTTGGAATGGGTTTGTAAGCCAATAAAATTTTGGCAGCATAATCAAACAAAcctatttttttctattcagtaCACTTCTGCAGTGCTAAATCTATGGCAAAGAATCAGATTCTGGTAGCTGGTTTATGCAGTATGTATTCAACAttcaaaaaattacagaaaaatcctTCGTTTTACTTAAGAAAATTTCACAGCAACTACTAGTAGCATGTATTGTATGAATGAAAGAAACAAAGGCAATTAGACCAGATACTCAACTGCTGAGAACAACACGACAGCAGGCTTACAAAAGGATAGCACATACAATTTCAGGCTCTGGCTTTCTCTTTTCGATGTTCTGTGAAGTCAGTTACGCACTGTGCAAGCATTAAAATGCACACTTTGTCCTTATGAGGAACATCTCACCAAAGATGTGGGAAAAACTTCACAAAAATACCTGCAAAGTCTCCATAGGAGCCTGCCTGAATCAGAGACAAGACAATTAGCAAGATCCAACCTACACTCCGCAGAGGCTCTCAGGCGTCCCTTTACCACATCCCATAAACACAGTGCCAGGATACCTAAACAGACTGCACAAAGCTGTTTCGGATCCGCAGAGGTTAACAGCTGGTACTCTGCTCCGAGAATCGGTATAGCTGGGTTCATGTAACACGGCCAGAGCTAACAAAGCCAGCCAGAACCAAACTCGTTGCACATCAAGGCAGGCCTGGTACCTGCATCCCTGCAAAAGCTAACCTGCACCACAGATAAACTGAAGATAATTCTATACTTGGCTATTTATACATGAAACTTTCCGCCTCACACTCCAGATACAAAAAGCCACTCACATCTGAGAGAAGAACAAGATTTCAGTGTCAAGGCAGAGTATATATAATGGAAATAGCTTCTCAGCCATAACTTTCACACAGACAAGTGACACACACCAAGACATTTAATTCAGAAACCACAAACCTACAGAATAATTTGAGAGTCCTGACAAGACTTCACCCTGTACTTTTGACAGGCACTAACTCTGAGACTCAAATTTAATACGCCACACAATGTAACACACATCACTCCTTGCACCTAGAGTGCGCCACCAGGAacatttacatatttatataaGTCTTAACTATGCACGCATATCTATTTTCAACTCTCACATAATGAACATTACAAATGCATAACCACAGTGCCTGAAAAAGATtgagaattaattaaaaatggaTACATTTATTATCTCTTCCATAGCATGTTAAATTCAAATTATCATCATTTCTGTCCTTATTAAAACGGTTCTTCAATGAACATAAGTGCATTTAACCAATTATGCATACAACTTTGGGAAAATAATCTGCCAATTCACATATAACTTCAAATGACACTACAAAGACATAAATTAAAGTGACAGTTTAAAACTAAtacatattttcttattttaacattGCAGGAGTCATTCCTCAAATCAGCTTCTATCAGAAATCTCCTTGAGATTCTTCCCTTTGCCTTGCATTATCAACAGTACAGCACAATAACTAGAATGATCCGATGGAAAATATTCACAGATCAAAAAGTACTTAAGACTCCACAgtatgaatatttttaaacactcTTGAGTCTCTTGCTTCTTCCCCCTCATCCACATTTATTTTTGGCCACACTATAGTATATCTATAAA encodes:
- the ZDHHC7 gene encoding palmitoyltransferase ZDHHC7 — protein: MQSSGHRFRDVEHHSLLAENDSYDSSSSEADMAERVWFIRDGCGMVCAIMTWLLVVYADFVVTFVMLLPSKDFWYSVINGILFNCLAVLALSSHLRTMLTDPGAVPKGNATKEYMDNLQLKPGEVIYKCPKCCSIKPERAHHCSICKRCIRKMDHHCPWVNNCVGEKNQRFFVLFTMYIALISAHALILCGFQFFSCVRGQWTECSDFSPPVTVILMIFLCLEGFLFLTFTAVMFGTQIHSICNDETEIERLKSEKPTWERRLRWEGMKSVFGGQPSLLWINPFAGFRIRRLLLRAKKGGPEFSV